One window of the Dermacentor andersoni chromosome 10, qqDerAnde1_hic_scaffold, whole genome shotgun sequence genome contains the following:
- the LOC129381570 gene encoding uncharacterized protein → MDIVDPSYVMVDDFTGEVAWSKQIVEEHSVCLPMAKAKITGPFGELVTEAAVSKFLSLQYPYIFSNRSNRLLREKGLKLREGVVQALTRGQARKIASLSAENAQAAPAEAEKTIASIRKSDLGPRDKKTFEESLPADQLNESVSLECQNSSLQEEHGDAIASEGGSLLSPASKKFDQLLRVDRESLAAEQTDESLAKLHHAAKEGIARRNVTIHERGGLLYRHYRDRKGSILDQLVVPTKEREDLLSLCHDNGWSGHLGINKSKERLLMEYYWPGCFKDVENFVRSCDTCQRSGKPGEMMMICGV, encoded by the coding sequence atggacattgtcgatccgtcttacgtgatggtagatgacttcactggagaagtagcatggagcAAACAGatcgtagaagaacacagcgtgtgccTGCCGATGGCCAAAGCCAAAATCactggaccattcggggagctagtgaccgaggctgcagtttccaaatttttgtcactgcagtatccttacattttttcgaatcgttcgaatcggttactgcgtgaaaaagggcttaaactgagagagggcgtagtacaggcattgacgcgaggccaagctcgtaaaatcgcgtcgctttcggctgaaaatgcacaagctgctccagcggaagcagaaaaaacgATAGCTTCAATACGCAAATCCGatctaggcccgagggacaaaaaaacatttgaggaaagcctgccagctgaccagctcaatgagagcgtatcactagagtgtcaaaattcaagcctgcaggaagagcatgGTGACGCAATTGCAAGCGAGGGAGGGTCGTTATTATCTCCGGCCTCAAAGAAATTTGaccagctcttacgtgtggatagagagtcactggcagccgagcaaacggatgagagcttagctaaattacatcacgcagctaaagaaggcattgctaggcgcaacgtgacgatacatgagagaggaggattgttgtatcggcactacagagatcgaaagggtagcattttagatcagttagtcgtacctactaaagagagggaggaccttttgagtctctgtcatgacaatgggtggtctggccacctaggcataaacaaatcaaaggaaagattgcttatggaatactactggcctggctgtttcaaagacgtagaaaactttgtaagatcatgcgacacctgccagcgctcgggtaaaccaggagagatgatgatgatatgtggtgtttga